From a region of the Vanrija pseudolonga chromosome 2, complete sequence genome:
- the vps1 gene encoding Vacuolar protein sorting-associated protein 1 yields MDQQLINLVNKLQDVFASIGVQNNIDLPQITVIGSQSSGKSSVLENIVGRDFLPRGTGIVTRRPLVLQLINRPATSRAANGDNKEGEKKDDSETKKDGDKPEEALSKLRINENNPDEWGEFLHLPGQKFHDFGKIRDEIVRDTEKMTGKNAGISPNPINLRIFSPNVLTLTLVDLPGLTKVPVGDQPRDIEKQIRDMLFRYISKPNAIILAVTAANTDLANSDGLKLAREVDPEGTRTIGVLTKVDLMDQGTDVVDILAGRVIPLRLGYVPVVNRGQRDIDQSKSIASALENEKKFFENHPSYASKAQYCGTPWLARKLNIILMHHIRNTLPDIKARISQQLIKYQTELASLGGALGETNPGSVVLSTITEFCNEFRSSIDGNNNDVSLNELSGGARISFVFHELYNNGVKSIDPFDQVKDGDIRTILYNSSGSTPSLFVGTGAFEIIVKQQIRRLEDPSLRCVALVYDELIRILGQLLTKTSTFKRYPELKDRFNLVVINFFKSCMTPTNKLVSDMVSMEACYINTTHPDFLNGHKAMAIVQERLNANKPPEKIDPKKPPQAHKDLDFETKNNQESFFGSFFAKDKAPKRKGAAAMEAPPSMIKPVAQLSDRELMETEVIKLLINSYMSITKITLIDMVPKAITLNLVNFAKENLQRELLEQLYKPDVLDELLKESPDVVARRRECVKMVAALNSAEAIVAAV; encoded by the exons ATGGACCAGCAACTCATCAACCTTGTCAACAAG CTCCAGGACGTCTTTGCGTCGATCGGTGTCCAGAACAACATC GATCTGCCTCAGATCACTGTCATCGGCTCGCAGTCGAGTGGCAAGTCGTCCGTTCTCGAG AACATTGTCGGCCGCGACTTCCTGCCCCGTGGTACCGGTATCGTCACCCGTCGTCCATTG GTTCTCCAACTGATCAACCGCCCCGCGACGTCCAGGgcggccaacggcgacaaCAAGGAGGGAGAGAAGAAGGATGATAGTGAGACAAAGAAAGACGGCGACAAGCCGG AGGAGGCCCTTTCTAAGCTTAGGATCAATGAGAACAACCCCGACGAGTGGGGAGAGTTCCTCCATCTCCCCGGCCAAAAGTTCCACGACTTTGGTAAGATCCGCGACGAGATTGTGAGGGACACTGAGAAGATGACCGGCAAGAACGCTG GCATCTCGCCCAACCCCATCAACCTCCGCATCTTCTCGCCCAAcgtcctcaccctcaccctgGTCGACTTGCCCGGTCTGACCAAGGTGCCCGTTGGCGACCAGCCCCGTGACATTGAGAAGCAGATCCGCGACATGCTCTTCCGCTACATCTCCAAGCCCAACGCCATCATCCTCGCCGTTACCGCCGCCAACACCGACTTGGCCAACTCGGACGGTCTCAAGCTCGcccgcgaggtcgacccTGAGGGAACGCGCACCATTGGTGTCCTCACCAAGGTCGACTTGATGGACCAGGGAACCGACGTTGTCGACATTCTTGCTGGCCGTGTCAttcccctccgcctcggctACGTCCCCGTCGTCAACCGTGGTCAGCGCGACATTGACCAGTCAAAGTCGATCGCCTCGGCCCTCGAGAACGAGAAGAAGTTCTTTGAGAACCACCCCAGCTACGCCAGCAAGGCCCAGTACTGTGGTACCCCTTGGCTCGCTCGCAAGCTCAACATCATCCTCATGCACCACATTCGCAACACGCTCCCCGACATCAAGGCGCGTATCAGCCAGCAGCTCATCAAGTACCAGACCGAGCTGGCGTCGCTTGGtggtgcgctcggcgagacCAACCCCGGCAGCGTTGTCCTGTCGACCATCACCGAGTTCTGCAACGAGTTCCGCTCGTCGATTGACGGTAACAACAACGACGTCTCTCTCAACGAGCTGTCCGGCGGTGCCCGTATCTCGTTCGTCTTCCACGAGCTGTACAACAACGGTGTCAAGAGCATCGACCCCTTCGACCAGGTCAAGGACGGTGACATTCGCACGATTCTGTACAACTCGTCGGGTTCGACCCCCTCGCTGTTCGTCGGCACTGGTGCCTTTGAGATCATTGTCAAGCAGCAGATCCGCCGTCTCGAGGACCCCTCGCTCCGCTGTGTCGCCCTCGTCTACGACGAGCTGATTCGCATTCTCGGCCAGCTGCTCACCAAGACCTCCACCTTCAAGCGCTaccccgagctcaaggaccgctttaacctcgtcgtcatcaacTTCTTCAAGAGCTGCATGACGCCCACCAACAAGCTCGTGTCTGACATGGTCTCGATGGAGGCATGCTACATCAACACGACACACCCCGACTTCCTCAACGGCCACAAGGCCATGGCCATTGTCCAGGAGCGCCTCAACGCCAACAAGCCTCCCGAGAAGATTGACCCCAAGAAGCCCCCTCAGGCTCACAAGGACCTCGACTTTGAGACCAAGAACAACCAGGAGAGCTTCTTTGGCTCGTTTTttgccaaggacaaggcgccAAAGCGCAAGGGTGCCGCGGCAATGGAGGCGCCTCCCTCGATGATCAAGCCCGTGGCTCAGCTGAGCGACCGCGAGCTGATGGAGACCGAGGTGATCAAGCTGCTCATCAACTCGTACATGAGCATTACAAAGATCACCCTCATCGACATGGTCCCCAAGGCAATCACCCTCAACCTGGTCAACTTTGCCAAGGAGAACCTCCAACgggagctgctcgagcagctgtaCAAGCCCGATGTTCtggacgagctgctcaaggagTCGCCCGATGTCGTTGCCCGGAGGCGAGAGTGTGTCAAGATGGTTGCGGCGCTCAACTCTGCCGAGGCGATTGTCGCGGCCGTGTAA
- the prlG gene encoding MFS transporter prlG — MPATDVERVLSPPVGAVSPTMRTFPRPRDDDDVSAHELDEHEPEPIPIVPLKQSSTVLSTRSARDAARALESFESSPENPRNWTPGRKWRTTLTVALTGFISTCGSSIAVPGVHAVMAEFGEHNTKIGVLITSFYVLGLGSGPFLFAPISELYGRQVAYHTSQTFFVIFCIGTAVAPTMAGLIAMRFVCGVFGSVGPALGVATCADIFAPKERGRPVSIYALGPMSGPVLGSMLGYWILFGGWRWLFWSMTFMALANWALLISLTDETFAPVIHKKLQYRIKHPQADATGFLDRLNPRRILHNLGWMTAMVSSEQARAVFGRAFSRPPRLLFTNPVAFIFSAYYAYIYGIIYLFLVTVPLLFGSAPFKYPGLFSYEWPQSTLSLSYLGLAVGFLTSATLAATTQDRIYRYLSAKYKDDGQPEYRLVLTQIGMIIMPIGLLVFGWTAHAHTHWIGPLAGQALIALGLMLAFNSIQTYLVDAFFPYSAAATAGATALRSVIACVLPIFCPQMFGTLDWGWGGTLLALVAVIAVPAPLVMFKYGRRLRERFLFEG; from the exons atgcccgccaccgacgtcgagcgggtCCTCAGCCCGCCAGTTGGGGCGGTGAGCCCGACGATGCGCACGTTCCCCCGCCcgcgggacgacgacgacgtgtcggcgcacgagctggacgagcacgagcccgagccgatcCCCATCGTGCCGCTCAAGCAGAGTTCGACGGTGCTGTCGACCCGCAGCgcacgcgacgcggcgcgcgcgctcgagagcTTCGAGAGCAGCCCCGAGAACCCGCGTAACTGGACCCCCGGGCGCAAGTGGCGCACGACGCTGACGGTCGCGCTGACGGGCTTCATCTCGACGTGCGGCTCGTCGATCGCCGTGCCGGGCGTGCACGCCGTCATGGCCGAGTTCGGCGAACACAATACCAAAATCGGCGTGCTCATCACCAGCTTCTatgtccttggcctcgg CTCGGGCCCCTTCCTCTTCGCGCCCATCTCCGAGCTCTACGGCAGACAGGTGGCGTACCATACCTCGCAAACATTCTTCGTCATCTTCTGTATCGGCACGGCGGTGGCCCCAAC AATGGCCGGGCTCATCGCGATGCGGTTCGTGTGCGGCGTGTTTGGTTCAGTCGGGccggccctcggcgtggcgACCTGCGCAGAC ATCTTTGCGCCAAAGGAGCGTGGCCGCCCAGTGAGCATCTACGCCCTCGGCCCCATGTCCGGCCCGGTGCTGGGCAGCATGCTGGGCTACTGGATCCTGTTtggcggctggcgctggctcttCTGGTCGATGACGTTCATGGCGCTCGCGAACTGGGCGCTGCTCATCTCACTCACCGACGAGACGTTCGCGCCTGTCATCCACAAGAAACTGCAGTACAGGATAAAGCACCCCCAGGCCGACGCTACTGGGTTTCTGGACAGACTGAACCCGAGGCGCATTCTCCACAACTTGGGCTGGATGACTGCCATGGTCTCTTCAGAGCAGGCGCGGGCAGTCTTTGGCCGCGCATTCTCACGCCCTCCGAGGCTCCTGTTCACCAACCCCGTCGCGTTCATCTTCTCGGCGTACTACGCCTACATCTACGGCATCATTTACCTCTTCCTCGTGACTGTGCCGTTGCTGTTTGGCTCCGCGCCGTTCAAGTACCCCGGTCTGTTCTCGTACGAGTGGCCGCAGAGCACCCTCTCGCTGTCGTATTTAGGTCTTGCGGTTGGCTTCTTGACCTCTGCCACGCTCGCCGCAACGACACAGGACAGAATCTACCGCTATTTGTCTGCAAAATACAAGGACGATGGACAGCCAGAGTATCGC CTCGTGCTCACCCAGATCGGAATGATCATCATGCCTATTGGCCTGCTCGTCTTT GGCTGGacggcgcacgcgcacacgcACTGGATCGGTCCGCTCGCAGGCCAGGCCCTCATCGCCCTAGGTCTCATGCTCGCATTCAACTCGATCCAGAcgtacctcgtcgacgccttTTTCCCATACTCTGCCGCGGCaaccgccggcgccactgcG CTCCGATCAGTCATCGCGTGCGTCCTGCCCATCTTCTGTCCGCAAATGTTTGGAACGCTAGACTGGGGATGGGGAGggacgctgctcgccctcgttgCCGTCATTGCTGTCCCGGCGCCATTGGTAATGTTCAAGTACGGCAGACGATTACGAGAGCGCTTCTTGTTTGAGGGATAG
- the velB_0 gene encoding Velvet complex subunit B, protein MDDYSDQSSNDSDEDSDELDDAGDEHDRDRELSDGARGGDPEDLTDKELCVLFFIPRTTCGSNAVGFMCWRSSNNHNVQGLVDLETRIFDKMGKPISPQYVNAPYPSIFCGAAAANCWPSSVDFHRFVLMVDLWNGDQSQQRSIVMHPGARQDQYALFTHTTSRPSSSHPYDSVPPAFGRAPLGSGSGASSVPPVGWPGSEWPMYGRQQSYPSPSHSYPHGHGFAYGGPPPPPPPVSGWPPAGPEHGGRTGSLPPHITSSPAPIGYNLPPDARYDDVRPGSSSARFSAEPQHIGPTRPSHSPHDTARGWTPETPHMEYGADRSFRPATSGGAEGGWRREAVYPGSADSGRPHTATYSGDWDRMYPGGSITSSRPWSSAGESDRRQNSLYQHSRPPVTPQSSMPLTASPVGTSASLYPDAYAERATPTSHYSRVLVGSMGAVCQRLKGLNGDYGLFFFAHDLGIRTEGTFSLRFTLVDITTLSVGSAVKDDSAPILARIFSKSFTVYSAKRFPGVLPTTDLTQCFADQSVRLPTRQKRAHNGSNSGKRKK, encoded by the exons ATGGATGATTACTCGGACCAGTCCAGCAATGACAGtgacgaggacagcgacgagctggacgacgctGGCGATGAGCACGACCGAGATCGTGAACTCTCCGACGGCGCCCGGGGTGGCGACCCAGAAGACTTGACAGATAAGGAGCTGTGCGTATTGTTTTTTATTCCCCGCACTACTTGTGGCTCTAATGCGGTAGGGTTTATGTGCTGGAGGTCATCCAACAACCACAACGTGCAAGGGCTTGTGGATTTGGAGACAAG GATATTCGACAAGATGGGCAAGCCCATCTCACCACAGTACGTAAATGCACCATACCCGTCGATCTTTTGTGGAGCTGCCGCGGCTAACTGCTGGCCCAGCTCTGTTGACTTTCATCGATTTGTCTTGATGGTTGACCTTTGGAACGGCGACCAGTCTCAACAACGGAGCATCGTTATGCACCCTGGAGCTCGCCAGGACCAGTATGCGTTGTTCACTCACACCACGTCACGTCCATCGTCATCACATCCATATGACTCGGTGCCTCCTGCCTTTGGTCGTGCGCCCCTTGGTTCAGGTTCTGGGGCTTCAAGCGTACCACCAGTCGGCTGGCCAGGCTCTGAATGGCCAATGTATG GTCGCCAGCAAAGCTACCCTTCTCCATCACATTCTTACCCCCACGGACATGGCTTTGCCTACGGTGGgccccctccgccaccacccccagtGTCAGGGTGGCCTCCAGCGGGGCCAGAGCACGGTGGCCGGACAGGCTCTCTTCCTCCTCACATCACCTCTTCTCCCGCACCAATAGGATACAACTTGCCGCCAGATGCCAGGTACGACGACGTCCGGCCTGGCTCGTCCTCAGCAAGGTTTTCTGCCGAGCCTCAACACATCGGCCCCACCCGACCTTCACATTCTCCGCATGATACGGCCCGAGGCTGGACCCCGGAAACCCCACATATGGAGTATGGCGCAGATCGTTCATTTCGTCCTGCTACAAGTGGCGGCGCTGAAGGTGGTTGGCGTCGCGAGGCAGTTTACCCAGGTTCGGCGGACTCTGGTCGACCACATACTGCCACGTATAGCGGCGACTGGGATCGCATGTACCCAGGCGGTTCGATCACGTCCTCACGCCCGTGGTCGTCAGCAGGAGAATCAGACCGGCGGCAGAACTCTTTATACCAGCATTCGCGGCCACCAGTCACCCCACAATCATCCATGCCATTAACCGCCTCCCCAGTGGGAACCTCGGCGAGCCTTTACCCCGATGCCTACGCAGAACGGGCAacccccacctcccactATAGCAGGGTGCTCGTCGGATCCATGGGGGCCGTGTGCCAACGGTTAAAAGGCCTGAATGGCGACTACGGCCTCTTTTTCTTTGCTCACGACCTCGGTATCCGAACCGAGGGCACATTTTCACTGCGCTTTACCCTCGTTGACATTACAAC GTTATCGGTCGGCAGTGCCGTGAAAGACGATTCGGCCCCAATCCTAGCTAGAATATTTAGCAAGTCTTTCACCGTCTA TTCTGCAAAGCGCTTCCCGGGTGTCCTGCCAACAACAGACCTCACCCAATGCTTTGCTGATCAAAGTGTGCGCCTTCCAACGAGGCAGAAGCGCGCCCACAATGGGAGTAACAGCGGCAAGAGGAAAAAGTGA
- the PKAR gene encoding cAMP-dependent protein kinase regulatory subunit: MSAGSNPQYNSILNDLNRDVSRESPKDILQFCADWFQDRLREERSGSKNQATSPSSKGPGKLDTTGASSSFGQWQSSGELSPGERGPDDRSPFGGPKAGAALAAGAGGAAAVGAASLFSSSFGGSARNAPPPTDDADPFDTSAPAPASGGPFGNSAFGASPFGAPSNSHVGNNTSHDDEDDQDEPEPVIPSYALGRRTSVSAESLQPKTRSFDPSANAFISEEDEETPDANNNDMPVFPKTEEQLRRIRGAIKPNFLFRNLDEEQEADVLAAMKEVTVAPGETVIEQGASGDYFYVVESGELDIFVKRDGQVLEPEKGDRADLGKKVATSKEGGSFGELALMHNAPRAASIVAISPSTLWALDRVSFRTILLDHTSRKRRLYESFLSTVAILTSLQPSERAKIADVLESRTFEAGQDIIKEGEAGDDFFLIESGSAVAIKNIDGKETVVKKYAKGDYFGELALLNRQARAATVRASEKLRVAALGEQAFTRLLGPAKDIMARSAGERYGYADEYSVVIIGLDNTALEKIKTLYNPTPGLPPDRIGPTIGQNIGKISLPSTTLHFFDLGGQRDIRSIWPKYYDECHAVVFVLDASDQARLSETWEVFDEVINSPRLLHLPLLLLANKQDKTSSLSVAEIRESFDAWQRSRPQAEEEAEPESPTDETGGSRFVAAGIDAEAKAERMASLDVMGVSALEGTGIREAVNWLYIRVQNSRQVNDRF; encoded by the exons ATGTCTGCTGGATCAAACCCACAGTACAACTCGATCCTCAACGACCTCAACCGCGACGTATCGCGCGAAAGTCCAAAGGACATTCTTCAGTTCTGCGCAGACTGGTTCCAAGATCGCCTCCGGGAAGAG AGGTCTGGTTCAAAGAACCAGGCTACCTCGCCATCATCGAAGGGCCCTGGCAAGCTCGACACTACGGGCGCATCGTCATCGTTCGGCCAGTGGCAGTCGTCGGGAGAGCTGTCGCCCGGTGAGCGCGGCCCAGATGACCGTTCGCCCTTCGGCGGGCCAAAGGCCGGAGCAGCTCtagctgctggcgctggtggcgctGCGGCGGTTGGTGCCGCTTCTctcttctcgtcgtcgtttgGTGGTTCGGCTAGGAACGCTCCCCCGCCTACAGATGACGCCGACCCCTTCGACACGAGcgcccccgctcccgccTCGGGTGGACCCTTTGGCAACTCTGCGTTCGGCGCTTCGCCCTTCGGTGCTCCTTCGAACTCTCACGTGGGCAACAACACGTCTcacgacgatgaggatgaccaggacgagcccgagcctgTGATCCCCTCAtacgcgctcggccgtcgtACCTCGGTCTCTGCCGAGTCGCTTCAGCCCAAGACCCGCTCGTTTGACCCCAGCGCCAACGCGTTCATCtctgaggaggacgaggagaccCCAGACGCCAACAACAATGACATGCCTGTCTTCCCCAAgaccgaggagcagctgaGACGTATCCGCGGCGCCATCAAGCCCAACTTCCTGTTCAGGAACCTCGATGAGGAGCAGGAGGctgacgtcctcgccgccatgaAGGAGGTTACCGTTGCGCCTGGCGAGACTGTCATTGAGCAGGGCGCTTCTGGTGACTACTTCTACgtcgtcgagtcgggcgagctGGACATTTTCGTCAAGCGCGACGGCCAGGTGCTCGAGCCTGAGAAGGGCGACcgtgccgacctcggcaagaAGGTCGCTACCAGCAAGGAGGGTGGCTCGTTTGGTGAACTCGCCCTCATGCACaa CGCCCCTCGTGCCGCCTCGATCGTGGCCATCTCGCCTAGCACCCTCTGGGCCCTTGACCGTGTGTCGTTCCGCACCATTCTGCTCGACCACACTTCGCGCAAGCGCAGACTGTATGAGTCGTTCCTGTCGACTGTCGCCATCCTCACTTCGCTCCAGCCTTCGGAGAGAGCCAAGATTGCCGATGTCCTCGAGTCGCGTACCTTTGAGGCTGGCCAGGACAtcatcaaggagggcgaggctgGTGATGACTTCTTCCTCATCGAGAGCGGCTCGGCCGTTGCCATCAAGAACATCGATGGCAAGGAGACTGTCGTCAAGAAGTATGCCAAGGGCGACTACTTTGGAG AGTTGGCGCTCCTCAACCGCCAGGCCCGTGCCGCAACTGTCCGCGCCTCGGAGAAGCTGCGTGTTGCCGCCCTAGGCGAGCAGGCATTCAcccgtctcctcggccccgccaaGGACATCATGGCAcgcagcgccggcgagcgtTACGGCTATGCC GACGAGTACTCGGTGGTCATCATCGGGCTGGACAAT ACGGCACTGGAGAAGATCAAGACGCTGTACAACCCCACTCCTGGGCTACCGCCTGACCGTATCGGCCCGACGATTGGACAGAACA TCGGCAAAATCTCCCTCCCCTCAACCACACTCCACTTcttcgacctcggcgggcagcgcgacATCCGGTCCATCTGGCCAAAGTACTACGACGAGTGCCATGCCGTCGTGTTTGTGCTCGACGCTTCGGACCAGGCTCGGTTGAGCGAGACGTGGGAGGTGTTTG ACGAAGTCATCAACTCGCCGCGTCTACTGCACTTGCCCTTGCTCCTTCTCGCCAACAAGCAGGACAAGACGTCGTCTCTCTCCGTCGCCGAGATCCGAGAGTCGTTTGACGCGTGGCAGCGATCACGACCACAGGCAGAAGAGGAGGCTGAACCAGAGTCCCCCACCGACGAGACAGGTGGAAGCCGCTTCGTCGCTGCTGggatcgacgccgaggccaaggcggagcGGATGGCCAGCCTTGACGTCATGGGCGTGTCGGCACTAGAAGG CACGGGAATACGGGAAGCTGTCAATTGGCTATACATCCGGGTTCAGAACTCTCGTCAAGT AAACGACCGATTCTAG
- the Lamb2 gene encoding Laminin subunit beta-2 — protein MSATPPKRVARRERVGGYSSPSAAVEDEAPGTPGPTRARINHLENQVRELVRKTHAAERKHRAEMTTLESKLADRDTHLATVARRADEETRKSAKLAGELERCKTEGVGMRQELNLYSLVQQQKAVLALADEQLQIVELEQRLLKAESERVMRDHKLVLFQSREDDMLAEVEDKASRIAELEEALQSANTSLAHQRAAERKAAAVEWTSKKDESRAEAEALQAKLAALEEEHAQVCTVNSKNVDKYQKLKEREKEAQAEIKRLLSEERPDPAADSDKAELKAQLRAAKVEAAKRTEEASDLAEELSVLKETSKEREKALKAKYREAQEERNRLAAVEVELEALKAANAKAAKVKKEPVKKKAASRPASPVAKGKARKTSPTSDSDDEPPKKKAPKASTRAKSVLADSDSENTPPKDADSDAGNKSTASIPDKKKKRKLFGVQTAFQWDPVLNSGDGVIPTFLSPVRPAGASGTIPRAGLGGISARNLSRF, from the exons ATGTCGGCAACACCACCGAAGCGTGTAGCACGAAGGGAGCGTGTCGGGGGTTACAGCTCGCCGTCAGCTGCGGTCGAAGACGAGGCGCCGGGAACACCAGGGCCGACGCGGGCGCGCATCAACCACCTCGAGAACcaggtgcgcgagctcgttcGCAAGACACACGCTGCAGAG AGGAAGCACCGAGCCGAGATGACAACCCTCGAgagcaagctcgccgaccggGACACGCACCTCGCTACTgtcgctcgtcgagcggaCGAGGAGACACGCAAGAGCGCCAAGCTAgctggcgagctcgagcggtGCAAGACTGAGGGTGTGGGAATGCGTCAGGAG TTGAACCTCTACTCGCTGGTACAGCAGCAGaaggccgtgctcgcgctcgcggacgagcagctccagatcgtcgagctcgagcagcggctcCTCAAGGCGGAGAGTGAGCGCGTGATGCGCGACCACAAGCTCGTACTTTTCCAGTCGCGCGAGGACGATATGCTCGCGGAAGTGGAGGACAAGGCATCGCGGATCGCCGAACTCGAG GAGGCGCTGCAGTCGGCCAACACATCGCTGGCACACCAGCGTGCAGcggagcgcaaggctgcAGCCGTGGAGTGGACCTCGAAGAAGGACGAGTCgcgcgccgaagccgaggccctgcaggccaagctcgccgctctggaggaggagcacgcgcAAGTGTGCACTGTGAACAGCAAGAACGTGGACAAGTACcagaagctcaaggagaGGGAGAAGGAGGCCCAGGCGGAAATCAAGCGCCTGCTCAGCGAGGAGCGGCCCGACCCGGCAGCCGACTCGGACAAGGCTGAGCTTAAAGCGCAGCTTCGtgccgccaaggtcgaggcggcgaagCGGACAGAGGAGGCGTCTGATCTCGCCGAGGAACTCTCGGTACTCAAGGAGACGAGCAAGGAGAGGGAAAAGGCGCTCAAGGCAAAGTACCGCGAGGCGCAGGAAGAGCGGAACcggctcgcggcggtcgag GTGGAGCTGGAGGCCCTCAAGGCGGCGAATGCaaaggccgccaaggtcaagaaggAACCAGTCAAGAAGAAGGCTGCGTCGCGACCTGCTTCGCCGGTAgcgaagggcaaggcgagAAAG ACGAGCCCTACAAGTGATTCAGACGACGAACCtcccaagaagaaggctcCCAAGGCCAGTACACGCGCGAAATCTGTACTGGCGGACAGCGATTCGGAGAATACTCCACCAAAGGACGCGGACTCGGACGCGGGTAACAAGTCGACTGCCTCGATCCccgacaagaagaagaagcgcaagctcTTTGGCGTGCAGACTGCATTCCAGTGGGATCCCGTCTTAAAC AGCGGCGACGGTGTCATCCCTACGTTCCTCTCGCCCGTCAGACCGGCCGGAGCGAGTGGAACAATCCCCAGAGCGGGACTCGGAGGGATCAGTGCGCGTAATCTTTCTCGCTTCTAA